One Coleofasciculus chthonoplastes PCC 7420 genomic region harbors:
- the gcvP gene encoding aminomethyl-transferring glycine dehydrogenase, which produces MANSNVSVNPDTTLNSFSHDSQPTLSAADHLLSTDSFARRHIGVNAEDVAQMLEALGYSSLDELIDVAVPSIIRLNHPLNLPPAQSEKAALAHLRDIASKNQVFRSFIGMGYHDCITPPVIQRNILENPGWYTAYTPYQAEIAQGRLEALLNFQTLIIELTGLDIANSSLLDEGTAAAEAMSMSYGLCRTKANAFFVSQDCHPQTIQVVQTRAKPLGIEIIVGDHQTFDLESPIFGALLQYPATDGTIYDYREFVTQVHEAGGLVTVAADPLSLTLLTPPGEFGADIAVGTTQRFGVPLGYGGPHAAYFATREAYKRQIPGRIVGVSKDAQGKPALRLALQTREQHIRRDKATSNICTAQVLLAVIASMYAVYHGPEGLKQIAQRVHRLTVILAAGLERLGYNISSQPFFDTVRVELDSQEIGDILKAAQARGMNLRVLDESAIAITLDEVTTFQDVVTLLDIFGSVGVEGIDSLPFPVDSLLKREVDGFEPPFARTSGYLTESVFHRYHSETELLRYLHRLQAKDLSLTTSMIPLGSCTMKLNGTAEMMPITWAEFSQIHPFAPLSQTQGYQLLFQQLERWLAEITGFAGISLQPNAGAQGEYTGLLVIRQYHEHRGEGHRHICLIPQSAHGTNPASAVMAGLKVVAVTCDDQGNIDLDDLKAKAEKHSQNLAALMVTYPSTHGVFEEDIREICDTIHAQGGQVYLDGANMNAQVGLCRPGDYGADVCHLNLHKTFCIPHGGGGPGMGPIGVQSHLMPFLPDVSFVKGYGTVPNSDSVGVVASAPWGSASILPISWMYIALMGADGLTQATKVAILNANYIAHRLAPYYPILYQGKSGLVAHECILDLRGLKKSAGIEVDDIAKRLMDYGFHAPTVSWPVAGTMMVEPTESESKEELDRFCDAMIGIRQEVKAIESGEVDQENNLLKNAPHTAEVLIAGEWNRPYSREQAAYPAPWTKEHKFWTAVGRINNAFGDRNLVCSCVGMEAYSED; this is translated from the coding sequence ATGGCGAACTCAAATGTCTCAGTTAATCCAGACACAACCCTCAATAGCTTCTCTCATGATTCTCAGCCGACGCTTTCGGCGGCGGATCATCTCCTATCAACTGATTCTTTTGCCAGACGGCATATTGGTGTCAATGCTGAAGACGTAGCGCAAATGCTGGAGGCATTGGGTTACTCCAGCCTGGATGAATTGATTGATGTCGCGGTTCCCTCCATCATTCGGTTAAATCATCCCCTCAACTTACCCCCCGCCCAAAGCGAAAAAGCTGCCCTTGCCCACCTTCGGGATATTGCCTCAAAAAATCAGGTGTTTCGCTCGTTCATTGGTATGGGATATCACGACTGTATCACCCCACCCGTGATTCAGCGGAATATTCTGGAAAATCCGGGCTGGTATACCGCCTACACCCCCTATCAAGCTGAAATTGCTCAAGGGCGCCTGGAGGCATTGCTAAACTTTCAAACCTTAATTATTGAGTTAACGGGTTTGGATATCGCCAATTCCTCGTTACTGGATGAGGGAACAGCAGCGGCGGAAGCGATGAGTATGAGTTATGGCTTGTGCAGAACCAAAGCCAATGCCTTCTTTGTGTCGCAGGATTGCCATCCGCAAACGATTCAGGTGGTGCAAACCCGTGCCAAACCCTTGGGAATTGAGATTATTGTTGGGGATCATCAGACGTTTGACTTGGAGTCGCCAATTTTTGGGGCATTACTACAATATCCGGCTACCGATGGCACGATTTACGATTACCGGGAGTTTGTAACTCAGGTACATGAGGCGGGCGGTTTAGTCACAGTTGCCGCTGATCCTTTGAGTCTCACCCTGCTCACACCCCCAGGTGAATTCGGTGCAGATATTGCCGTGGGAACGACGCAACGCTTTGGTGTTCCCCTGGGATACGGTGGACCTCATGCGGCATATTTTGCCACCCGTGAGGCGTATAAACGCCAGATTCCGGGGCGAATTGTGGGTGTGTCTAAAGATGCCCAAGGTAAACCTGCTTTGCGCCTTGCCCTCCAAACTCGGGAACAGCATATCCGTCGGGATAAAGCCACGAGTAATATTTGTACCGCCCAAGTCTTGCTGGCGGTGATTGCTAGTATGTATGCGGTTTATCATGGACCAGAGGGGCTTAAGCAAATTGCCCAGCGGGTGCATCGGTTAACGGTGATATTGGCAGCCGGGTTGGAACGTTTGGGTTATAACATTAGTTCACAACCGTTCTTTGATACAGTACGGGTTGAGTTAGATAGCCAGGAAATCGGCGATATTCTCAAGGCGGCGCAAGCCAGGGGGATGAATCTGCGGGTGTTGGATGAAAGTGCGATCGCGATTACCCTGGATGAAGTGACAACGTTCCAGGATGTGGTGACTCTCCTGGATATTTTCGGATCAGTTGGCGTCGAGGGTATTGATTCGCTACCGTTTCCTGTGGATTCTCTGCTGAAACGAGAGGTTGACGGGTTTGAACCTCCTTTTGCCCGCACCAGTGGCTATCTTACTGAGTCGGTTTTTCACCGTTATCATTCAGAAACCGAGTTATTGCGCTATCTTCATCGTCTCCAAGCCAAGGATTTATCCCTGACAACTTCAATGATTCCCTTGGGTTCCTGTACGATGAAACTCAATGGCACAGCCGAGATGATGCCAATTACTTGGGCGGAATTTAGCCAGATTCATCCCTTCGCCCCCTTGTCTCAAACCCAAGGATATCAGCTTTTATTCCAGCAGCTTGAGAGGTGGTTAGCTGAAATTACCGGATTTGCCGGGATTTCCTTACAACCTAATGCGGGGGCGCAAGGGGAATATACAGGATTACTGGTGATTCGCCAGTATCATGAACATCGGGGTGAGGGACATCGCCATATTTGTTTGATTCCCCAATCTGCCCATGGAACCAATCCAGCCAGTGCGGTTATGGCAGGATTAAAGGTGGTTGCTGTTACCTGTGATGACCAAGGAAATATTGATTTAGATGATTTGAAGGCAAAGGCAGAAAAGCACAGCCAGAATTTAGCCGCGTTGATGGTGACGTATCCGTCTACCCATGGCGTTTTTGAGGAAGACATTCGCGAAATTTGCGATACGATTCACGCCCAGGGTGGACAGGTGTATCTGGATGGGGCGAATATGAATGCCCAAGTGGGATTATGTCGCCCTGGGGATTATGGGGCAGATGTTTGCCATTTAAATTTACACAAAACTTTTTGTATTCCCCATGGAGGCGGGGGTCCGGGGATGGGACCGATTGGGGTACAGTCTCATTTAATGCCGTTTTTGCCGGATGTGTCGTTTGTGAAAGGTTATGGAACAGTACCCAATAGTGACTCCGTTGGCGTTGTGGCGTCAGCCCCCTGGGGAAGTGCCAGTATTTTACCGATTTCCTGGATGTATATCGCGTTAATGGGGGCAGATGGGTTAACCCAAGCGACGAAGGTGGCGATTTTGAATGCCAATTATATTGCCCATCGCTTAGCGCCTTATTATCCGATTTTGTATCAAGGGAAGTCGGGTTTAGTGGCGCATGAATGTATTTTAGATTTGCGGGGCTTGAAAAAGTCAGCCGGGATTGAGGTGGATGATATTGCCAAGCGGTTAATGGATTATGGATTCCATGCGCCAACGGTTTCGTGGCCCGTGGCGGGAACAATGATGGTGGAACCGACAGAAAGTGAGTCGAAGGAAGAGTTGGATCGATTCTGTGATGCGATGATTGGGATTCGCCAGGAGGTTAAGGCGATTGAATCCGGGGAGGTTGATCAGGAGAATAATCTGCTGAAAAATGCCCCCCATACGGCGGAGGTGTTAATTGCTGGGGAATGGAATCGCCCCTATTCTCGCGAACAAGCGGCTTATCCCGCACCCTGGACAAAGGAACACAAGTTTTGGACGGCAGTAGGGCGGATTAACAATGCCTTTGGCGATCGCAATCTGGTTTGTTCTTGTGTGGGGATGGAAGCGTATAGTGAGGATTAA
- a CDS encoding GTP-binding protein, translating into MWSVDAVQGELHHKRAQDSLRELVGNLDLTCQEQVGLESEIEDLANLLDKLEHSCVQLAAFGMVGRGKSSVLNALLGQPVFETGALHGVTRNAQTANWQLSQETLANTDQEILRVALPSIGESQIQFIDTPGIDEVNGETREALAVTVARQADLILFIIAGDITKVEYEALSLLRDSGKPMLLVFNKIDQYPDADREAIYRKIRDERVKQLLSPAEIVRVAAAPLEAVAVRRADGSRAIQRRLGTPQIEELKLKILEILHREGKSLVALNSMMYAGEVNEQLVQRKMAIRDESANQVIWKAVMTKAVAIALNPVTVLDLLTATVVDVVMILALSRLYGISMTQQGAVGLLQKIALSMGGIGASEVLATLGLSSIKGLLGLSAPATGGVTLAPYLSVAMTQAGVAGVSTYAIGQVTKVYLANGASWGEDAPKTVVSRILESLDETSILNRIKGELAAKLGSTS; encoded by the coding sequence ATGTGGAGTGTTGACGCGGTTCAGGGGGAACTCCACCACAAACGCGCCCAAGACTCTTTGCGTGAGTTAGTCGGTAATCTTGACTTAACCTGCCAAGAACAAGTGGGGTTAGAATCAGAAATTGAGGATTTAGCTAACCTCTTGGACAAGCTAGAACACAGTTGTGTGCAACTCGCGGCGTTTGGTATGGTTGGGCGGGGCAAATCCTCTGTCCTTAATGCGTTATTAGGACAACCTGTGTTTGAAACCGGGGCGCTGCATGGGGTGACTCGGAATGCTCAAACGGCGAATTGGCAGTTAAGTCAAGAAACCTTGGCAAACACGGATCAGGAAATCCTGCGCGTAGCGTTACCCAGTATTGGGGAGTCCCAAATTCAGTTTATTGATACGCCAGGGATTGATGAAGTCAATGGGGAAACCCGTGAGGCGTTAGCGGTAACTGTTGCCAGACAAGCGGATCTGATTCTATTTATTATTGCTGGGGATATCACCAAAGTCGAGTATGAAGCTCTGTCTCTATTACGAGATAGTGGGAAGCCAATGCTACTCGTCTTTAATAAAATAGACCAATATCCCGACGCCGATCGCGAGGCGATTTATCGTAAAATTCGTGATGAACGGGTCAAACAGTTGTTATCTCCGGCTGAGATTGTCCGGGTGGCGGCTGCACCGTTAGAAGCAGTAGCTGTGCGTCGTGCTGATGGGAGTCGGGCGATTCAACGGCGTCTGGGAACTCCCCAGATAGAAGAATTAAAGCTGAAAATATTGGAAATTTTGCACCGGGAAGGTAAATCCTTAGTCGCCCTAAATTCGATGATGTACGCGGGTGAGGTGAATGAACAACTGGTGCAACGGAAAATGGCGATTCGGGACGAAAGTGCCAATCAGGTGATCTGGAAAGCGGTGATGACCAAAGCCGTCGCGATCGCACTCAATCCAGTTACGGTTCTGGATCTACTCACGGCAACGGTTGTAGATGTAGTGATGATTCTAGCATTATCTCGCCTCTACGGTATCTCCATGACCCAGCAAGGTGCGGTGGGATTGCTACAGAAAATTGCCCTGAGTATGGGCGGAATTGGTGCAAGCGAAGTTTTAGCCACATTGGGATTGAGTAGTATTAAGGGATTATTAGGACTTTCTGCGCCTGCAACTGGAGGAGTTACCTTAGCGCCTTATCTGTCTGTCGCTATGACTCAGGCGGGTGTCGCGGGGGTTTCCACTTATGCAATTGGACAAGTGACGAAAGTTTATTTAGCCAATGGTGCGTCTTGGGGAGAAGACGCCCCGAAAACTGTCGTCAGTCGCATTCTGGAATCATTAGATGAAACTTCAATTCTCAATCGGATTAAAGGAGAATTGGCAGCGAAATTAGGAAGTACGTCTTAA
- the gcvH gene encoding glycine cleavage system protein GcvH has product MALEYPEDLKYLDSHEYVRLDGEIATIGISAFAIDQLGDIVFIELPDVNSALEKGETFGTIESVKAVEDMYAPVTGTVIERNDAVVESPEQIAEDPYGEGWFLKVRVNDSDELEDTLSASEYQAQVEGEE; this is encoded by the coding sequence ATGGCTTTAGAGTATCCAGAAGACTTAAAGTATCTAGACAGCCACGAGTATGTACGACTCGATGGGGAAATTGCCACGATTGGGATTAGTGCCTTTGCCATCGATCAGTTAGGTGATATCGTGTTCATCGAACTGCCTGATGTGAATAGTGCCTTGGAAAAAGGGGAAACCTTTGGCACGATTGAATCGGTGAAAGCCGTTGAGGATATGTATGCGCCAGTTACGGGAACGGTGATTGAACGCAACGATGCTGTCGTAGAATCACCTGAACAGATTGCGGAAGATCCCTACGGTGAAGGGTGGTTTCTGAAAGTGCGAGTCAATGATTCCGATGAATTGGAAGACACGTTGTCGGCGTCTGAATATCAGGCTCAGGTTGAGGGCGAGGAGTAA